In the genome of Streptomyces sp. Q6, the window GCCAGCACGCGTCACCGCGCAGCTTGATCAGCCCCGCCCCGAACTCCAGGCGGAACAGGACCCAGCGCAGCAGGAACAGCACGAGGACCGGCGGCGCCACCTCGTCGTTGCCGAGGAACACCGCGAGGAAGCCGACCTCCAGGAGCAGCGACTCCCAGCCGAAGCCGTACCAGGTCTGCCCCACGTTCACGATCGACAGATACAGGACCCACGGCACCAGCCACAGCAGCATCGCGCCCCACAGCGGCAGCAGCCCGTCCACCCCCGCGAGCAGACCCGCCGCGAGGGCCGCACCGGCCCAGGCGCACCCCGCGAAGAACCGGTCCGAGTAGTGCAGCCGGAACACCGTCGGCGCCCGCCGCCACGGCACCCGGGCCAGGAACCGCGGCACCGGCAGCATCCCGCGCTCGCCGATCAGCGCCCGGAACTGAAGCGCCGCCCCGACGAACGCCACCAGGTACAGCGCCGCCAGGCCCCGCTGGAAGACCAGGCGGCTCAGCCAGTAGTCGGACGCCGTGAACCACTCCACGACTCCAGTGTCCCCTCAAGGTCACCGGTTGCGGTGCCCGCCCGTCCGGTCCGCACTGGAAGGACAGACTGCCGGTGCACAGGTGGGAGAACAGGTGCGCGCTCGGACCAGGACCAGAACGTACGTCGCCGCGCTCGGGATATCCGCGGCGCTGCTGCTCGCCGGATGCTCGGGGGGAAGCGACCAGAACGCCTCCGACGGCAAGGGGGAACTCTTCCTCCAGCCCGTGGCGGCACAGGGCCCCGACCCCTTCACGGATTCGACCGCCACGTCCGAGGGGAGCCCGCCGCCCGTCACCCGAACGCCGCAACCGACCGGCAGCGCCTCCCCGAGCGCGCAGGGTGAACAGTCGTACTCCGGGGCGACCCCGGGCCTCTACGGCGGCACCCACTCGCTGGGCAGCTGCGACGTCGAGCGGCAGATCCGCTTCCTCACCACCGACCAGGCCAAGGCGTCGGCGTTCGCGCAGGCCTCCGGCATCGACCGGACCGAGATCCCCGCCTACCTGCGCGGCCTGACGTCCGTGGTCCTGCGCGTCGACACCCGCGTCACCAACCACGGCTACAGCGACGGCCACGCCACCACGTTCCAGTCCGTCCTCCAGTCCGGTACCGCCGTGATGGTCGACGGCTACGGGATGCCGCGCGTGCGCTGCGCCTGCGGCAACCCGCTCAAGCCGCCCGTCGCCTTCAAGGGCACGCCGAGCCACCAGGGACAGCCGTGGAGCGGCTACCAGCCGACGAAGGTGGTGATCGTGACGCCGGCGCCGACCGTCATCGAGAACATCACGATCATCAACATCGTCAACAACACGTGGATCGAGCGACCCATCGGCGACAACGGCCGCACGGACCACACGGTGCCGCCGCCCACCCCGACACCCGTCTCACCGACCCCGTCGCCTACGTCCCCGTCACCCTCCCCGGACGACTCCTCGACGTCCCCGGCGCCCAGCGACTCCGACAGTGACACGGCGAGCCCGGACGACGACGCCACCAGCACCGACTGCCCCACCGCGCTGCCCACCGGCACCCCGACGGGCACCCCGTCCCCCTGGCCGACCGGCTGCCCGACACCGACGAGCCAGGCCCCGGAGACGACGACCGCCCCGGACGAGCCCACCGCGCCCGACACGGGCACGGACACCGGGACGGACTCCGACCCGGCGGTGCCCCCGGACGCGACGACCGAGGACACCGGGCCCGACACCGTCCCGGACAGCCCTGACGTGCCCGACAGCGGCGGCCTGATCCCCGACGCGGGCGACGGGATGTCGTCCGTCGACGAGAACCCACTGCCGAGTTGACCGCGTGCGAGCCCCCCGCCCTGCGCCTAGCGTGGCCCTATGGACGCGGGTAGCGGGGGCGGCGAGGAGCCCGGCGATTCCCCGGGCGGGGAGCGCCCGGAGGACTCCTCGCGCGGTTTCCTGGAGGAGTACGGGCGCGGCCTGCGCATGGGCAGCTTCGAATGGGACCTCGACGCCGGTCTGATGCACATGGACGCGCAGGCCCACGCGGTCTTCGACATCACGCCCGACGAGTACGACGACCGGCCCGAGACCCTGTCCCTGCGCGTGCCCCCCGCCGAGGGCGTCCGGCTCGACGGCCTCGTCTCCCAGGCGCTCAAGAACGGCGACGAGAACTACGGCGCCTACTTCCGCATCCGCACCCGCGAGGGGCAACTGCGCTGGACCCACACCCGCGGCTACATCCGCCGCGACGAGCACGGCCGCCCCCGGCGCATCGCGGGCATCGTGCGCGACGCCACCGACGAGCTCAACGACGCCACCGTGCAGCACGAGCGCGCCGCCCGCGAAGCCGTCCGACGCCGCGAGACCAGCGTCGTGCAGAACACCACGGCCGCCCTCGCGCACGCCCGCACCGTCAAGGAGGTCATCGACGTCCTGCGCGAGACGCACGGCATCGAACACCTCGGGGCGACCAGCTTCGTCATGGGCCTGGTCCGGGCCGGCCGCATCCACCTGGTCGCCGAGGGCCCCTCCGGCAGCTTCGTGCCCGGCACCCACGTCACCCGCGTCGACGATCCGTACCCGATGAGCGAGGTCGTGCGCACGCTCACGCCGCGCTTCATCGAGTCGCCGGAGGACTTCGCCCGCTCGTACCCGCTGCTGTGGCCGCACATCACCCACCTCGGCATCCACTCGGCCGCCTACCTGCCGCTGATCGCGCAGGCCCGCCCCATCGGCTCCGTCGGGCTGCTCTACCACGACCGCAAG includes:
- a CDS encoding DUF6777 domain-containing protein, with translation MRARTRTRTYVAALGISAALLLAGCSGGSDQNASDGKGELFLQPVAAQGPDPFTDSTATSEGSPPPVTRTPQPTGSASPSAQGEQSYSGATPGLYGGTHSLGSCDVERQIRFLTTDQAKASAFAQASGIDRTEIPAYLRGLTSVVLRVDTRVTNHGYSDGHATTFQSVLQSGTAVMVDGYGMPRVRCACGNPLKPPVAFKGTPSHQGQPWSGYQPTKVVIVTPAPTVIENITIINIVNNTWIERPIGDNGRTDHTVPPPTPTPVSPTPSPTSPSPSPDDSSTSPAPSDSDSDTASPDDDATSTDCPTALPTGTPTGTPSPWPTGCPTPTSQAPETTTAPDEPTAPDTGTDTGTDSDPAVPPDATTEDTGPDTVPDSPDVPDSGGLIPDAGDGMSSVDENPLPS